A DNA window from Coffea arabica cultivar ET-39 chromosome 6c, Coffea Arabica ET-39 HiFi, whole genome shotgun sequence contains the following coding sequences:
- the LOC113691689 gene encoding polygalacturonase inhibitor-like, whose amino-acid sequence MKNSSSYSSAALLAFSCLLFLSLPSPSFCAHPKCNSHDKKVLLKIKADLNNPYHLASWDPKVDCCEWDALECDRNTGRVIALTVFAGNISGQIPPAVGDLPYLQNVDFHKLTNLTGEIPSTVTKLVHLTFLRLSWNHLSGPVPSFLSQIKTLTFLDLSFNNFTGSIPPSLSELPNLLALHLDRNRLTGNIPESFGNFAFGNSVPDIYLSHNMLTGTIPRSFGGLNFSLRIDLSRNRLEGDASFLFGKNKTVQFVDLSRNLFMFDLSKVEFSENLIYLDLNHNKIFGSLPQSLTNLGLQFFNVSYNRLCGQIPQGGKLQSFDLYSYFHNRCLCGAPLPACK is encoded by the coding sequence ATGAAGAATTCATCTTCTTATTCATCAGCAGCCCTTCTCGCCTTCTCATGCCTCCTTTTTCTGTCTCTACCATCTCCTTCTTTCTGTGCACATCCCAAGTGCAACTCACATGATAAGAAGGTCCTCCTGAAAATCAAAGCAGACCTAAACAATCCCTACCATTTGGCCTCTTGGGATCCTAAAGTTGACTGTTGTGAATGGGATGCTTTGGAATGTGATCGAAATACTGGCCGTGTCATTGCTCTCACCGTCTTTGCAGGCAACATCTCCGGCCAAATCCCACCTGCTGTTGGCGACCTCCCATATCTCCAAAACGTGGACTTTCATAAGCTTACAAATCTTACTGGCGAAATCCCATCTACCGTTACCAAGCTCGTTCATCTAACATTCCTCCGACTTAGCTGGAATCATCTCTCAGGCCCAGTTCCTTCCTTCCTTAGCCAGATCAAGACCCTGACTTTCTTGGACTTGTCATTCAACAACTTCACTGGTTCCATCCCTCCTTCGCTTTCTGAGCTCCCTAACCTCCTTGCACTTCACCTAGACCGCAACAGACTCACCGGAAACATCCCTGAATCGTTCGGGAACTTCGCATTTGGAAATAGTGTTCCTGATATTTATCTTTCCCACAACATGCTCACAGGCACAATTCCAAGGTCTTTTGGTGGCTTAAACTTCTCACTGAGGATTGACTTGTCACGCAACAGGCTCGAAGGTGATGCGTCATTCTTGTTTGGCAAGAACAAGACCGTGCAATTTGTTGATTTGTCGAGGAATTTGTTCATGTTTGATCTATCCAAGGTGGAGTTTTCGGAGAACTTGATATATTTGGACTTGAACCATAACAAAATCTTTGGGAGTCTTCCACAGAGCTTGACTAATTTGGGTCTGCAGTTCTTTAATGTGAGTTATAACAGGCTGTGTGGTCAGATTCCGCAAGGTGGGAAGCTGCAAAGCTTCGACTTGTATTCTTATTTCCATAACAGATGTTTGTGTGGTGCCCCTCTTCCTGCCTGCAAGTGA